Genomic window (Streptomyces sp. RerS4):
GAGGAGGCCGCGGCGGGCCAGATCGGCGACCGGGAGGCGATCCGCGACGTCCTGTTCGCGGCGGCCTCCCTGAGCCGGTTGTAGTGGGCGGTTCGTAGCGGCCGGCCCTCGCGCGGTGCGGGGGCCGGTGCGGCCGGCTACGCGTACCGCTCGCGCAGGCGGTACTTGAGGACCTTGCGCAGCGCGTCGTTGCGGGGGAGCGCCTCGACGAGTTCCAGCTGTTCGGGGAGCTTGTGGGGGGCGAGCCCCCGCGCGCGCAGGTACGCGGTCACCTCGGGCAGGGTCAGCGGGGCCGCGCCCGCCGGCTGCTCCACGACGGCGCAGACGCGCTCGCCGCGCTCGGGGTCGGGCAGGCCGATGACGGCGACGTCGCCGACGGCGGGCAGCTCGTGCAGGAGGTCCTCGATCTCCTTCGCGGAGATGTTCTCGCCCTTGCGGATGATGACGTCCTTGCTGCGGCCGGTGAGGACGAGGTGGCCGTCGGCGGTGAGGTGGCCGAGGTCGCCGGTGATCAGGTAGCCGTCGGCGTCGAAGACCTCCGCCGCCGGGTCCTGGTTCAGGTAGCCCCGGCAGACGGCCTCGCCGCGCAGTCTGACCTCGCCGTCGGTGTGCGGGGGCAGGGGGGCGCCGTCGGGGGTGGTGATGCGGATCGACATGCCGACCGGGGGGCGGCCCTCGGTCGTGGCGAGGTTCTCGGGGGTGTCGTCGGGGGAACCCATCGTGATCATCGGGACTTCGGTCATGCCGTAGCCGTGGGTGAGTTGGCAGCCCAGTTCGCGCACGACGGCGTGGTAGATCTCCGGCGGCTTGGGGGCGCCGCCGCCGGCGAGCAGGCGCAGGCTGGGGATGAGCTTGGTGGCGGGGTGCTTGCGCTGTTCGGTCAGGAACATCGAGTAGAAGGCGGTGGAGCCGCCGGCGACGGTGACGCGGTGGCGGCGGTAGCCGTCGAGGGCGTCGGGCATCGCGAACTTCTCGAAGAGCACCGCCGGGAACCCGTACAGCAGCAGCATCACGGTGTAGTCGGGTCCGGCGATGTGCGCGAAGGGGAAGGCCATCGAGCCGACGTCGGACGGTGTCAGGCGCAGGGCGTCGGCGAGGCAGGAGCCGCCCGCGATCAGGGAGCGGTCGGTGTGCAGGACGCCCTTGGGGTCGGAGGTGGTGCCGGAGGTCCAGTAGATCCAGCGGACGGCCGTGCCGTCGGTGGGCGGCGCCGGCAGGACGGCCGGGTCGCCGTCGGGGAGGGAGGCGTAGGCCTCGAAGACCCCGCGCGCGCCGAGGCGGGCGGCCATGGCGGTGTGGTCGAAGCCGCGCCAGACGCCGGGGACGGCGAAGAACTCCGCCTTGGACTCGCGCAGGGCGAAGCCGACCTCGCGGTCGCGGTAGAAGGGGATGACGGGGGACTGGACGGCCCCGATCCGGGCGAGGGCCAGCGACAGCAGGACGGTCTCGATGCGGGTCGGCAGCTGCCAGGCGACGACGGTGCCGGGGCGCACGCCCATGCCGTACAGGCCGGCGGCGACGCGTTCGGCGCGCTCGCGCAGGGCGCCGAAGGTCAGCGTGCGGTCGTCGGCGGGGTCCTCGGCGGCCTCGATGAGGACGGGGACGTCGGGGGTGAGGTCGGCGCGGCGGGCGACCAGCTCCCAGAGGGTCGCGGAGCGGCTCAGCGAGCGGCTCTGCTCCGTGGCGGTGTCCGTCGTGTCCGTCATCCCAGACCTCCCGTAGGACATGGCATCGAGCATGGAGCATCGACCTGACGGTGAGTCAGATCAAGCGCAGAGCGTAGGGCGCCGGCGCTTGTCGGTCCAGGGGTGGCGGGGCTAGCTTGTTTCTGACGACCCATCAGAAAAGGTCGCATCGGGGATTGGGGATCGGGAAGCCATGGAACTGCCTCGGATCATCAGCGTCGACGACCACGTGATCGAACCCGCGCACCTCTTCGACGTCTGGCTGCCGGCCAGGTACCGCGACCGCGGACCCAAGGCGGTCACCGCCGGCATCGGCGAGCTGGAGTACGTCGGCGGCAAGTACGTCATCTCCATGGACCCCGACGGACCGCCGACCGACTGGTGGATCTACGAGGACCTCAAGTTCCCGTACAAGCGCAACATCGCCGCCGTCGGCTTCGACCGCGACGACATGACCCTGGAGGGGATCACGCGGGACGAGATGCGGCGCGGCTGCTGGGACCCCAAGGCGCGCCTGGCCGACATGGACCTCAACCACGTCGAGGCGTCCCTGTGCTTCCCGACCTTCCCGCGCTTTTGCGGGCAGACCTTCGCGGAGGCCCGGGACAAGGAGGTCGCGCTCGCCTGTGTGCGCGCGTACAACGACTGGATGGTCGAGGAGTGGTGCGGCGACAGCGGCGGCCGGCTCATCCCGCTGTGCATCATCCCGCTGTGGGACATCGACCTCGCCGTCGCCGAGATCCGCCGCAACGCCGCCCGGGGCGTGCGCGCCGTGACCTTCTCCGAGATCCCCACCCACCTCGGCCTGCCGTCCATCCACTCCGGCTACTGGGACCCCTTCTTCGCCGTCTGCCAGGAGACCGGCACCGTCGTCAACATGCACATCGGGTCCTCCTCGCAGATGCCCGCCGCCTCCCCGGACGCCCCACCCGCCGTCCAGGCCGCGCTGAGCTTCAACAACGCCATGGCCTCGATGATGGACTTCCTCTTCAGCGGGGTCCTCGTGAAGTACCCGACGCTGAAGCTCGCCTACAGCGAGGGCCAGATGGGCTGGATCCCGTACGCCCTGGAACGCGCCGACGACGTGTGGCGCGAACACCGCGCCTGGGGCGGAGTCCGGGACCTGATCCCCGAGCCGCCGTCCACGTACTACTACCGGCAGATGTTCTGCTGCTTCTTCCGCGACAAGCACGGCATCGCCTCGCTGGACGTCGTCGGCCGCGACAACGCCACCTTCGAGACCGACTACCCGCACGTCGACTCGACCTTCCCGCACACCAAGGAGGTCGCCCTCGACCATGTGAAGGGCCTCGACGACGAGACGATCCACAAGCTGATGCGCGGCAACGCCATCCGCATGCTGGGCCTGGATCTCGTCTGATGGATCTGACGTACACCGAGGAGGAACGGGAGTTCCGGGCGCGGCTGCGCGCCTGGCTCGCCGAGGTGCTCCCCGAGCTGCCCGCGAAGCCGTCGCCGGACGACTGGCCCGGCCGGCGCGCGTACGACGCCGGCTGGCAGCGCAGGCTCTACGACGCCGGCTACGCGGGTCTGCACTGGCCCGTCGACGCCGGCGGGCGGGGGGCCACCCCGACCCAGCACCTGATCTTCCTGGAGGAGACGGAGCGCGCGGGAGCCCCGTACGTCGGCGCGAACTTCGTCGGCCTGCTGCACGCCGGCCCGACCATCGCCGCCGAGGGCACGGCCGCCCAGCGCGCCCGCTGGCTGCCGCCCGTCCTGCGCGGTGACGAGGTGTGGTGCCAGGGCTTCAGCGAACCGGACGCCGGCTCCGACCTGGCCGCGCTGCGCACGCGCGCGGTGCGCGACGGCGACGACTACGTGATCACCGGCTCCAAGATCTGGACCTCGCACGCCGAGGTCGCCGACTGGTGCGAGCTGCTGGTGCGGACGAGCCCCGTCGACGCGCAGACCGACCGGCATCGGGGGATCTCCTGGCTGGCCATGCCCATGGACGCGCCGGGGGTGACGGTCCGGCCCCTGCGCACGCTCGCCGGGTCGACGGAGTTCGCGGAGGTCTTCCTCGACGAGGTGCGGGTCCCCGTGGCCAACCGCGTCGGGGAGGAGAACGACGGCTGGCGCGTCACGATGGTCACCCTGTCCTTCGAGCGCGGCACGGCCTTCGTGGGCGAGGTCGTCGCCTGCCGCCGCACCCTGGGCGCGCTCGCCCGTACCGCGAAGGCCGACGGCCGCTGGGACGACCCCGTGCTGCGCCGTCGGCTGGGGCGGCTGTCGGCGGAGTTCGGGGCGCTGTGGCGCCTCACGCAGTGGAACGTCAGCGAGGCGCAGGCCTCGGGCGGCGTCCCCGGCATCGGGGGCAGCGTCTTCAAGCTGGCGTACTCGCACGCGCGCCAGGAGCTGTACGAGGTGGCCGCCGAGGTGCTGGGCGTGCGGTCGCTGTCCCTGGACGAGGAGTGGACCCTGGACCGGCTTTCGTCCCTCTCGTACACGATCGCGGCGGGCACCTCCCAGATCCAGCGCAACATCGTCGCCGAGCGGATCCTCGGCCTCCCGAAGGGGCGGTGAGCGGAATGGACTTCCAGCCGACGCGTGACCAGCGCGACCTGCGGGCGGGCGTACGGGACCTGCTGGCCGCCCGCTTCGGGCGCGAGGCGCTCCGGGCGGCCGTGGACGGCGGCGGGCACGGCGGCGGGCCGGCGGTCGACCGGAAGCTGTGGCGGGAGCTGGGCGAGGCGGGGTTCTTCGCGCTGCGGCTCCCGGAGTCCGAGGGCGGCGTCGGGCTCGGCCTGCCGGAGGCGGTGCTCGTCTTCGAGGAGGCCGGGCGGGCGCTGTTGCCGGGGCCGTTGGTGGCGACGCACCTGGCGGCGGGGCGGATCCCGGGCGCGGCGTCGGGGACGACGGTGGTCACGGCGTACGACCTGGACGGGCCGCTGGTCGCCCATCTCGGCGAGGCGGACGCGGTGCTCGGTGTGGAGGGCGTGCCGGCGGGCGATCCGGTCCGCTCGGCGGACCCGCTGACGCCGCTGTACGAGGTCGCTTCGGCTTCGGGGGCCGCCGTCGCGGCCGACGACCGGGACACGGGCGCGCTGCTGACGGCGGCCCTCCAGGTCGGCAGCGCGCTGCGGACGCTGGAGCTGGCCGTGCGGTACGCGGGCGAGCGGGAGCAGTTCGGGCGGCCGATCGGGGCGTTCCAGGCCGTCAAGCACCTGTGCGCGGGGATGCTGGTCCGGGCCGAGGTGGCCCGTACGGCGGTGTACGCGGCGGCGGTGACGCGGGACGCGGCGGAGATCGCGGCGGCCAAGCTCCTGGCGGACGAGGCGGCCGTGGAGGGCGCCCGGGACTGCCTCCAGGTACACGGCGGCATGGGCTTCACCTGGGAGGCGGACGTGCACCTGCACCTGAAGCGGGCGTGGGTACGGGCCCGGCAGTGGCGCACGGCGCCGGAGGCGGAGGAACTGCTGGCGGCGGAACTGCTGGGGGCGCGGGCGCTGGGGATTCGGTAGCGGCGTGTCACCGGGGGAAGCCCGGCAGGGGCACGGCAAGGACGGCGCGGGACGCATGTCCGATTACAGAGAGTTGATATCGGTTTGTGTCCTGCCCGCTCGCCGATCCGGGCCG
Coding sequences:
- a CDS encoding amidohydrolase family protein: MELPRIISVDDHVIEPAHLFDVWLPARYRDRGPKAVTAGIGELEYVGGKYVISMDPDGPPTDWWIYEDLKFPYKRNIAAVGFDRDDMTLEGITRDEMRRGCWDPKARLADMDLNHVEASLCFPTFPRFCGQTFAEARDKEVALACVRAYNDWMVEEWCGDSGGRLIPLCIIPLWDIDLAVAEIRRNAARGVRAVTFSEIPTHLGLPSIHSGYWDPFFAVCQETGTVVNMHIGSSSQMPAASPDAPPAVQAALSFNNAMASMMDFLFSGVLVKYPTLKLAYSEGQMGWIPYALERADDVWREHRAWGGVRDLIPEPPSTYYYRQMFCCFFRDKHGIASLDVVGRDNATFETDYPHVDSTFPHTKEVALDHVKGLDDETIHKLMRGNAIRMLGLDLV
- a CDS encoding acyl-CoA dehydrogenase gives rise to the protein MDFQPTRDQRDLRAGVRDLLAARFGREALRAAVDGGGHGGGPAVDRKLWRELGEAGFFALRLPESEGGVGLGLPEAVLVFEEAGRALLPGPLVATHLAAGRIPGAASGTTVVTAYDLDGPLVAHLGEADAVLGVEGVPAGDPVRSADPLTPLYEVASASGAAVAADDRDTGALLTAALQVGSALRTLELAVRYAGEREQFGRPIGAFQAVKHLCAGMLVRAEVARTAVYAAAVTRDAAEIAAAKLLADEAAVEGARDCLQVHGGMGFTWEADVHLHLKRAWVRARQWRTAPEAEELLAAELLGARALGIR
- a CDS encoding acyl-CoA dehydrogenase, whose translation is MDLTYTEEEREFRARLRAWLAEVLPELPAKPSPDDWPGRRAYDAGWQRRLYDAGYAGLHWPVDAGGRGATPTQHLIFLEETERAGAPYVGANFVGLLHAGPTIAAEGTAAQRARWLPPVLRGDEVWCQGFSEPDAGSDLAALRTRAVRDGDDYVITGSKIWTSHAEVADWCELLVRTSPVDAQTDRHRGISWLAMPMDAPGVTVRPLRTLAGSTEFAEVFLDEVRVPVANRVGEENDGWRVTMVTLSFERGTAFVGEVVACRRTLGALARTAKADGRWDDPVLRRRLGRLSAEFGALWRLTQWNVSEAQASGGVPGIGGSVFKLAYSHARQELYEVAAEVLGVRSLSLDEEWTLDRLSSLSYTIAAGTSQIQRNIVAERILGLPKGR
- a CDS encoding AMP-binding protein yields the protein MTDTTDTATEQSRSLSRSATLWELVARRADLTPDVPVLIEAAEDPADDRTLTFGALRERAERVAAGLYGMGVRPGTVVAWQLPTRIETVLLSLALARIGAVQSPVIPFYRDREVGFALRESKAEFFAVPGVWRGFDHTAMAARLGARGVFEAYASLPDGDPAVLPAPPTDGTAVRWIYWTSGTTSDPKGVLHTDRSLIAGGSCLADALRLTPSDVGSMAFPFAHIAGPDYTVMLLLYGFPAVLFEKFAMPDALDGYRRHRVTVAGGSTAFYSMFLTEQRKHPATKLIPSLRLLAGGGAPKPPEIYHAVVRELGCQLTHGYGMTEVPMITMGSPDDTPENLATTEGRPPVGMSIRITTPDGAPLPPHTDGEVRLRGEAVCRGYLNQDPAAEVFDADGYLITGDLGHLTADGHLVLTGRSKDVIIRKGENISAKEIEDLLHELPAVGDVAVIGLPDPERGERVCAVVEQPAGAAPLTLPEVTAYLRARGLAPHKLPEQLELVEALPRNDALRKVLKYRLRERYA